The following proteins are co-located in the Equus caballus isolate H_3958 breed thoroughbred chromosome 15, TB-T2T, whole genome shotgun sequence genome:
- the LOC138917774 gene encoding uncharacterized protein C2orf78-like, whose protein sequence is MTVVLVFGDDPFLDLEENFQNPSLLGTPNSLQLSLPVLSDAASLAGSVCNFSRVSAPAVSSGWLLPSATGTSSQPLMGSAYLYQHSSTTTLSGVTGQSQSSTSAASYPGLFEWGVPGSTAQESSSLGDCTLTVTGHDTAVSSMYMAAQYDRTSGANNPVPLYPSLSTSLVQGTPSRVPNQGHSLSLPYQEGSQVYYCGHGTLGPLLSGELGPCLQSYGSVSYTGAGASAPQPEMVLVLKEIQPTHGLPPASTSGVYYAASAPAIPQTRFQVVETSLGMETSLGLQPPSQKIYLQQAPEFPKSCSSRNTQMLQSDPPAELGDVSLTAPDKTSNSDLLALSPNPKNWDEFNTKLAKPLDPDQIPIQNQEPLLQPLEIPDILQLLACIDPLGPEDHPASENADLGKGSLSLEGQGTLDNGTEASGGFADIATLMEDGHLPQLFDPLKDLDQPQGPELSQAKDTGAIESIQLQQKISGRKAASEYTRKNKHQASEPLDGAPKAKIQPKDPECLSGGDRAPENEAEHSNSKPQKAAPSRISTTKSHGQERTKRTRGNNPKKAGESRQSGTEVRVEEKPMMPKMKRRKNQPELSQETFRRPRTSLGRHMLESVQVFHALGRKSEKNTGPSSSRALGTSSNPKHPQPCPAIKPWLDKPLEGQCPEETQVKAQKAESSAEKECPPPSRDELPPPGKVRLVPLPFLSVDKPPARPVPRRPQALASHRPAVADPARPASTNSAQPTAVNSSHPAPASLTGPARPARPISTNPARPGWTNPTRPSVPQCPASRPAPYRTASCTSLQQEPVATAVPMLQAPPKPPAQYLLEDFSRQPIPWRKPDIPGPVMSEPITQEQRPEREAMKRQAQQEREKAAKYTSRGKVQFFTEREKEMEISRYYGYAI, encoded by the exons ATGACGGTGGTTTTAGTCTTTGGGGATGACCCCTTCCTGGATCTTGAAG AAAATTTCCAGAATCCATCCTTACTAGGAACTCCAAACTCCCTGCAGCTCTCTCTTCCTGTGCTGAGCGATGCAGCTTCCCTAGCAGGAAGTGTCTGCAATTTCTCCAGAGTCTCTGCTCCAGCCGTCAGTTCAGGATGGCTACTGCCATCAGCCACGGGCACCTCTTCCCAGCCACTCATGGGCAGCGCCTACCTTTACCAACATTCTAGCACAACCACGCTGTCTGGAGTGACTGGCCAGAGCCAGAGCTCCACCTCAGCTGCTTCCTATCCGGGTCTCTTTGAGTGGGGTGTCCCAGGAAGCACTGCACAGGAGTCCTCTTCACTCGGAGACTGCACTCTGACTGTCACTGGCCACGACACAGCGGTTTCTTCCATGTATATGGCAGCACAGTATGACAGAACTTCAGGTGCCAATAACCCGGTCCCACTGTATCCATCTCTTTCCACCAGCCTTGTTCAGGGAACACCATCTCGGGTTCCAAATCAGGGACACAGCCTGTCACTTCCCTACCAGGAAGGAAGCCAGGTGTACTACTGTGGTCACGGCACACTGGGGCCTCTGCTGTCTGGAGAACTTGGCCCCTGCCTGCAGTCCTACGGCTCTGTGTCCTACACAGGAGCCGGGGCCTCTGCTCCTCAACCAGAAATGGTGTTGGTACTAAAGGAGATTCAGCCCACACATGGCCTTCCACCAGCCTCCACCTCTGGGGTCTACTACGCTGCGTCTGCTCCAGCCATCCCACAAACCAGATTTCAAG TGGTGGAAACGTCCCTGGGGATGGAGACTTCCCTGGGGCTGCAACCGCCAAGCCAGAAAATTTACCTACAGCAAGCTCCAGAATTCCCCAAATCCTGCAGTAGCAGAAATACCCAGATGCTGCAGAGTGACCCACCAGCTGAGCTTGGGGACGTGTCACTGACAGCTCCAGACAAGACGTCTAACAGTGACCTCCTGGCACTGTCTCCAAATCCAAAGAACTGGGATGAGTTTAACACCAAACTTGCAAAGCCCCTGGATCCCGACCAGATCCCAATACAAAACCAAGAGCCTCTACTACAGCCTTTAGAAATTCCTGATATTCTCCAGCTCCTGGCCTGCATCGATCCCCTCGGACCAGAGGACCACCCTGCTTCCGAAAACGCTGATCTGGGAAAGGGTAGCCTGAGTCTTGAGGGCCAAGGGACACTGGACAACGGGACCGAGGCTAGCGGTGGCTTTGCAGACATCGCTACACTGATGGAGGATGGTCACCTTCCCCAACTATTCGACCCCTTGAAAGACCTTGATCAACCCCAAGGCCCCGAGCTGAGCCAAGCCAAAGACACAGGAGCCATCGAGTCCATCCAGCTGCAGCAAAAGATAAGTGGCAGAAAGGCTGCCTCCGAGTACACCAGGAAGAACAAACATCAGGCCTCTGAGCCTCTCGATGGTGCTCCCAAGGCCAAAATCCAGCCAAAGGACCCGGAGTGCCTGTCAGGGGGAGACAGGGCTCCTGAGAACGAGGCCGAGCACTCCAACAGCAAACCTCAGAAAGCTGCACCCAGCAGGATCAGTACAACTAAGAGCCATGGGCAGGAAAGGACCAAGAGGACCAGAGGAAACAACCCCAAGAAAGCCGGAGAGAGTCGGCAGTCAGGGACTGAAGTCAGGGTGGAAGAGAAGCCAATGATGCCCAAGATGAAGCGGAGGAAGAATCAGCCCGAGCTGAGCCAAGAAACCTTTAGGCGGCCTCGAACCAGCCTCGGCCGGCACATGTTGGAGTCGGTGCAGGTGTTTCATGCTCTGGGGAGGAAGAGTGAGAAGAACACCGGGCCCTCTTCGTCCCGGGCCCTGGGAACCTCCAGCAACCCCAaacacccccagccctgcccagctatCAAACCGTGGCTGGATAAACCACTGGAGGGTCAGTGTCCTGAGGAAACTCAAGTCAAAGCCCAGAAAGCAGAGAGCAGTGCTGAAAAGGAGTGTCCACCTCCATCCCGGGACGAGCTGCCACCTCCTGGGAAGGTCAGGTTGGTACCTTTGCCTTTTCTGTCCGTGGACAAGCCTCCAGCTCGACCTGTTCCTCGGAGGCCACAGGCTCTGGCCTCACATCGGCCTGCTGTGGCAGACCCTGCCCGGCCTGCTTCCACCAACTCAGCTCAACCAACTGCAGTCAATTCCAGCCACCCAGCTCCTGCATCTTTGACAGGTCCTGCCAGACCAGCTCGGCCAATTTCCACCAACCCCGCTCGACCAGGTTGGACCAACCCCACCCGGCCTAGCGTCCCTCAGTGTCCTGCTTCAAGGCCTGCACCTTACAGAACAGCATCTTGCACTTCTCTCCAGCAGGAGCCCGTTGCCACTGCTGTGCCCATGCTCCAGGCCCCGCCCAAGCCTCCCGCCCAGTATCTACTGGAGGATTTCAGCAGGCAACCAATTCCATGGAGGAAACCCGACATTCCAGGGCCAGTGATGTCAGAGCCCATCACACAGGAACAGAGGCCAGAGCGGGAGGCCATGAAGAGGCAGGCTCAACAGGAGCGTGAGAAGGCTGCCAAGTACACCTCTCGGGGGAAAGTGCAGTTTTTCactgagagggaaaaagaaatggaaatttctcGATACTACGGCTACGCAATATAA